The Nitrospirota bacterium nucleotide sequence CCACCATGCGGTCCAGGCCCGGGCCGGACACCTCCTTGCCGTTCAGGATGATGCCCCCCTCCGTCATCGTCTCCAGCCCCGCGATGATGTTCAGCAACGTGCTCTTGCCGCAGCCGGAGTGCCCGATCGTGGTGACGAACTCGCCCTTTTCGATCTTGATCGTAACGTCCTTGAAGATGCAGACCTGGCCCGTCCCGGACGGGCTCGGGAAGTACTTCGTCACGTGGTCAATCTGTAGAAACGCCATGGCTTACTCCTGATAGGTGACAAGTCCGGCCAGCTTGTTGAACCCCGAATCCAGGACGACCCCCACTGCTCCCACGACGAGGATGGCGAAGATCACGCCGGCGATGTCCAGGTTGTTCCACTCGATCCAACTCAGGTACCCGACGCCCAGCTCGCCCAGCAGCATTTCCGCCGGCACGACCGCCACGAGCGCGCTCCCGAAGGAGATGCGCAGCCCGTTCACGATCGTCGGGGCCGCCCCCGGCAGGATCACCTTGTACAGACGCTTGATCCAGGACAACTGCAGGATCGCCGCCACGTGCAGATAGTCCTTGCGCAGAGAGTTGACTCCGAAGGCCGTGGTGGCGAGCGTGGGCCAGACCGCCGCCATGAAGACGACCAGGACGGCGGTCCACTTCGGGTCCCGCACCGTGTAGAGCAGCAGCGGCATCCAGGCCAGGGGAGAGATCGGCTTGAGGATCTGGATGTAGGGATTGACCGCCCGGTAGAGCACCTTGTTGAGCCCCAGGATGACCCCCAGAATGATCGCCACCACCGAGGCCGCCAGGAAGCCGGCTGCGAAGCGCGTGACCGTGTAGAGCACCAGCCAGGCGATCCCGTGGTCGTTCGTGCCCTTCTTCTCGAAGGCCTCGCCCAGCTCGACGCGGGTCTTCTCCAGCACCGTCAGCGGACCCGGCACGCCCTTGACCTTCTCCTTCTCCGGATTCCAGGCGTAGCTCCCGTCCGGATTCCGGACGATGTCTCCGTTGAACTCCATGAGTTGCAACTGCTCCTCGGTCAGCCCCTTCGGATCGAAGGCCTTCTGCAACGTCGCCACGTGCCAGACCACCAGAAACAGGATCAGCAGCGTGACCGAGATCAGCCACGTGTCTTTTCCGGCCATGTGATTACCTCATGCCATGCTGTGGATTTTGAAGCTCTTGACGTACTGTTCCGGCTGACTGGGATCGAACACCTTGCCCATGATCGTGTGTTTCATCGCCGTCGCATTGTGAGTCGGGTAGCCCAGCTCCTTCGCGATCCGGTCGCAGTCCGCCGCCAGGTAGACCTGCTCGGCCACCGCCTTGTAGTTGACGTCCCCCTTCAGGTGCCCCCAACGCCTCATCTGGGTCAGGATCCAGATCGCCATCGAGTGCCAGGGATAGGGGTCGAAATCGATGCGGTCGGGCACCTTCTTGATGCCGCCCAGCCCGTCCGCGTAGGTGCCGGTGAGCACCTGCTCGAGCACCGTGACCGGCTGGTTCAGGTAGTTGGCCGGCGCGATCGCGGCCGCGATCTCCTTCCGGTGCGCCGGATTGGACGCATAGTGCGTGGCGTCCACGATCGCCCGGAACAGGGCTCCGAACGTGTTCGGATAGGTCGTCGCGAATTCCTTCGACACCGTGAAGGCGCAGCAGGGATGCCGGTCCCAGATCTCTTTCGAAAGCTTGTAGATGAACCCGACGTTCTCGTACACGGCCCGCTGGTTGAACGGGTCCGGCGCCAGGTACCCGTTCACGTTCCCGGCTTTCAGGTTCGCCACCATCTCGGGGGGCGGGACGACGCGGATCTGCACGTCCTTGTCCGGGTGGACTCCCCCATCGGCCAGGAAATACCGCAGCAGGTAGTTGTGCATGGAATAGTCGAACGGGACGCAGAACCGGAATCCCTTCATGTCTGCGGCGGTCTTCACGTCCTTGTGCTTGATGTGCAGGGTGATGGCCTGCCCGTTGATGTTCTCCACCGCCGGCATGTAGAACGGGACCGGCACCGAGCCGGCGCCCAGCGTGATCGCGAGCGGCATCGGCGTCAGCATGTGGGCCGCGTCCACTTCCTTGTTGATCGCCCAGTCCCGGACCATGGCCCATCCCGCCGCCCGCTTCACCGACGCGTTCAGCCCGTGTTTCTTGTAAAAGCCCAGCGGCTCCGCCATGATGATCGGGGTCGCGCAGGTGATCGGAATGAAGCCGACGCTGAGATCCTTTTTCTCCGGCTTCCCGACCGGATCGGCCGCGAAGGCCGTGAGCTTCCCGAGCGGCAGCACCTCCGCGATCAGCGCCGTCAGCGCCGCCCCGCCCAATCCGGCCAGGAACTGCCGCCGACTCGGCCCCGCCGCCCGCAGGACCGCCTCGACCACGGACCGCTCGACCGTCTTCTCGAAGTACTGTTCCGAAGTCAGTTTCGGCTCCATCTGGCGCGCTCCTTTCGTTTCACGTTGACGGTTCACGAATCCCGTACTTCCTCATCTTGTAGGCCACCTGCCGCGGGGTGAGGCCCAGCCCCCGGGCCGCCCGCGCCTGCACCCAGCCGGCCTGCGCCAGGGCCTCCACGAGCCGGCGGCGCTCCAGGGCCTGCACGCTCTGGCCCAGCGACCCCCCGGACGGCTCGCTCCCCCCGGGCTCCCGGCCCCCTTGCGTCACCTGCCACAGGTCCGCAAAGTAGCCCCGCAGGGAGGAGGGCAGCCGCTCCAGCGTCACCCACTCCTGGCCCGGCTCGGCCATCAC carries:
- a CDS encoding ABC transporter permease subunit encodes the protein MAGKDTWLISVTLLILFLVVWHVATLQKAFDPKGLTEEQLQLMEFNGDIVRNPDGSYAWNPEKEKVKGVPGPLTVLEKTRVELGEAFEKKGTNDHGIAWLVLYTVTRFAAGFLAASVVAIILGVILGLNKVLYRAVNPYIQILKPISPLAWMPLLLYTVRDPKWTAVLVVFMAAVWPTLATTAFGVNSLRKDYLHVAAILQLSWIKRLYKVILPGAAPTIVNGLRISFGSALVAVVPAEMLLGELGVGYLSWIEWNNLDIAGVIFAILVVGAVGVVLDSGFNKLAGLVTYQE
- a CDS encoding CmpA/NrtA family ABC transporter substrate-binding protein gives rise to the protein MEPKLTSEQYFEKTVERSVVEAVLRAAGPSRRQFLAGLGGAALTALIAEVLPLGKLTAFAADPVGKPEKKDLSVGFIPITCATPIIMAEPLGFYKKHGLNASVKRAAGWAMVRDWAINKEVDAAHMLTPMPLAITLGAGSVPVPFYMPAVENINGQAITLHIKHKDVKTAADMKGFRFCVPFDYSMHNYLLRYFLADGGVHPDKDVQIRVVPPPEMVANLKAGNVNGYLAPDPFNQRAVYENVGFIYKLSKEIWDRHPCCAFTVSKEFATTYPNTFGALFRAIVDATHYASNPAHRKEIAAAIAPANYLNQPVTVLEQVLTGTYADGLGGIKKVPDRIDFDPYPWHSMAIWILTQMRRWGHLKGDVNYKAVAEQVYLAADCDRIAKELGYPTHNATAMKHTIMGKVFDPSQPEQYVKSFKIHSMA